Within Rhipicephalus microplus isolate Deutch F79 chromosome 9, USDA_Rmic, whole genome shotgun sequence, the genomic segment GCAATGACGGATTTTGTTAACTGCACACTAGCCATTGAATAAATTGTTCTCGATTCTGAAGGAGTGACCGTATCTTACCCGCTCGTCTGTTTTTACAGGTGTGCACTTGAATACAGCTCCTACATCGAACGACGCTGCCGTGCCTGCACGTCCCCTTTCCATACTTATTTTTTAATCGCAATTTGAGTGACTTTCGGTGCCGTGATACATTGACATGCGATAGAGAGAAATGTTACGGGGGGCTGTTTATCAAGGAAGTATTGTCATCGTTCGAATAGCTGTAGGCTGCGTACTTTCCGTTGATAGCCGAGCTTGAACATCGGTGTCGAAGTCGTTGCTGTCCGCTCGCCTGAGAAGAAGAGCTGTGTTCATAAGGAGTACCCCCGAGAGGTACAAAGTTTTTCCTGTTTACGCTTGCAAGCACAGGAGACGCTGCTCCTCGTCAACAGAAAAATAATGCAACTTGAACAGTCATTAGCCACAAAAGCTCCGCTTCTGGTGATGCATATGGCATATTTCTTCCAACAAGAGTTTCCTTTTCCTGTCGTTGTTACTGCACCCAAAAACAGCCCAGTGGTTACCTGATGACCAATTCTTGTCCACCAtagcaatgaagaaaaacaaaatctGCAGCTTGGCTTAATACACGGCAAATCACTTGATAACGCCATACATACCAGCATCAAGAAAAAGACCCCAAGCCGTTGACCGCATGCCAGAGAGGAGGAATGCGTTGGTTGCAGGATCGGGCCTCCTCGCCTGATGCAAAGGTCTATACAGTGGAGGCCGGTCAATACACAAGGTCAAATACGATTCCACAGCCAGATACATTATCCCGCGTGGATCCAGTGGGAAATCCTTCCTTAACGTTCTTTGCAAGGCGTCCAAAAGATCATCCCTTCCCATGAGTGAAGAAAAACATGATCTGTTGTTTCGGGCTTCTTAAAAATCAGGCCATGTTAACCCCATGGTGTATAACAGCACCGTTCTTCTGTGAATGTCTTTATTAATAGCTTTACGGCGCGTAATTCAAAGAAATATGTTTTCACCCGTTTAAGTACCTGCATGTTTTTCACCAGCTTCAGTACATTTTCTCCcggtcttccactgtatatggTCCTGTACAATGGCACTGGAAAAACAACGTCACATTAACCTCTGTACAGTTCTCAAAGGAAAAGCGAACAAGTAAGAAACGTACGCTATCTATACCTTCCTTAAGATAGCCGCGGCGTGCTATTATCAGGGGTTATGACGACATCTGGTAAGGTATTACTTAACCTGAGTTGGCATACCGTACGCAGAAACGCATCACTGACGTCATGGAAGAACAAGAATATATTTACCACCTGTTTTGCAAATAGGTCTGCTTAACCAAGGCATCCGTCCTTTCCGCAGCTGGACATATTGGTCCGGCTGCATCTTTCCCATTCCGAGCCCCATAAAAataagatagttatagcgcgaaaacagaacgccgacaaagggacaagaaggagacaagcgtttcgtcgttctgttctcacgctataactatcgtcatatcaTATTAACTAGCCCAAATCACCACACTCCCATATAAAGACCGCGAACACGCTTTGCAGCCTTTGCACGTTGATACACGATTAAAGCGCATCTGCATCACATACCACCGCTTCGTGGTACAAAACATATTGGACACATTGGCTCTAGCAAGAACAGACAGGTTCATGCCTTTCCACCTGTCTCCCTTTTCTTTCGTTTCTCTTGTTTGCGGTGACCAATACTCCTCGCTGCCTTTATAACTTTCAACGGGAACACCAAGGTATGTAGTCGGTGTTTCTGTCAGGCACACATTTGCGAAACAGGCCTGTTTCGAAGGCCATCTTCTATACTACAACCAGAGAAGTTTCCCCCGGTTTACTCGGCTCCGTCCGACGTTACGAAAATTCTTGACATTCATTGTTTcctcaacacttttttttttcgttaacacACCGCAGTGTCATATGCATATGCCAGCAACTTGACTTCTGCTGCTACCAAGCTGAACCCATGTATTTTGTCGTTTTCACTGATTGCCAGACACATCACTtcaatataaacacaaaacaaaaggGGATTGAGGGGGCAGCCTTGACGCACAGAACACAATACGTGATAGGGGGCCCCCAAAGACTTAACATTTAaacgtgttgtgcagttctggtacgccaagGCCACTCCCTGCCTGATGATAGAACTAACATTTCATGATCTAACATGACATACAGAATATCATGTGACACACAATCAAATGCTTTCTCCAGGTCCAGCTGGAGCACAGCAACGCCAAGTAACGCTTCGTCACAACTCCAGCACGCATCACATCCTGTGAATGTTAGTGCTTATAGTTCTAATAGTTCTGTTAGTGCTAATAGGTCTGCAGACAGACAGTCAACGGGAAAAAGTGCCCTAATGTTTCTATGAGAAACCACTACTTTACGTAGTAGACCAGGCGTCACGGCGCTTGCTGGCAGAGCATAGTCTGCGAGGATGCCATGCAGGTGAAGATGCGGTGCCCCGACGAGTCCGCCTCACCACAGGTGGAAGCAGCGCGGGCGAAACTTTAGCCTCTGTAGGGGCATCTGGTGGCATCTTCCTCAATCAGGTGCATGTCCCCAATTTCTTACCGTGATCCGGTGGTATCCATGCGGGAGAAGCTAACAACGACAGAGAGCAAAAGAAGTGTGAAAGGAGTTACAGCCACTTCCTTGAAAGCAGAGCCCCTTTGCCCGATGTAACTAAGCTAACGACGAATTTCAATATAGCAATGGCGTGGTTCACGCAGCAGCTTAAAAATGCATCAATGCGTATAGGGGACAAAGAGTGCGCTCGTCGAAAAGTGTATGCATAAGTACTTAATaaagattttttttcaaaataaatttaGCTACATCCATGTCGGCTGTAACGCTGAATATGAAAATTGTTCATCCGATTCTCTACAGAgctgtttgaattttttttagaTAAACATGGAAAGCGCTGAAAGAAACTGCTGGACggaatcaatcgatcaatcatttATTTAATGAGCCCCGGAACAACCATTCGAACCATTCGGTTTGAGTTCAGGTGCAGAAAGAATAAAACAGCGAAAATCCACAATACTTTACAAACAGTCATCagaaaaacaaatgtaaaaaagGGAAAATGAACAGGCAAAAAGAAAGCAGCGCTAAATGGAAAGAACACAAATATAAGACTATAATAATGAAATTGGAGTAGAAAATAAGGGTGAATATAAGCAACTATGTAAAAGGCTTCTTGAAAGACAAAAAAGAGAAGAATATGTACTTTGTGAAGAACTATTCTGAGACAGAGCGAAGCTGAGGTAACAACAATgccagtggactgtgaaaaacatcaTGAAAGTAACATTATAGAGAGTTTGTACTATCTGAGTGGTTGGAAGAAGAGGAAAGTTTaggcggaaggacagggaggctagcgagttcttagaccagctggctaccctgtgctggggagaGGGGGgaaataaaagatgataaaaagaatTGTTgcaaagagagagtgagagaaattacaaaaacctgcgacagaggaaaggcaacatcaaagagtataggacactaaagtctgtctctgaggccagttgtccgcaaaaagcgtagtaaggctttcaaagccttctgggctgagatgggctcagccaatgacccggaatcctttgttccgacaaaagCCAAtaatccagtctatccagagctgcagtcagttcttgtcttggtgcgttgaaataggtgcactcacatagaaggtacgcgatggtttcttcgcagctgcagtaagtgcacgtagaagagctggccattccattGTAATAGGAGTATGCGTtagtgaaggccactccaagccacaggcggcataggaGCGtttcctcagctcgagatatccctgagggaagacgaagctgcagatcaggatcaaagttatgcaggcgcgcgtttgtgaattcTGTCGAGTTCCGCTGTACCAGTGTGagatcacgtgcaagcgaacgaagtcttgtagctgcgtcggttcttgagaacgggatggctgtgtattgggtaccgtcgtgtgcagatctagcggcctcatctgcgcggtcattgccatatataccgcaatgacctggtaacCACTGATACACTATGTTGTGCTGTTTCTctattgcttggtgatgaagaagccttatttcagctactaactgttcattaggtccatggcgaaagggtgacataagacttCGAAGAGCAGCCTTCGGGTCCGTGAAGATAGATTAAGTTCCCGAGGGTTcatctataaactccagagctgcacgtatggcggcgagttctgcagctgtcgacgacgtcaaatgcgatgtcatgaatttaattgtgatgtttcTCGCGGGAATTACCACCGCCTCTGCTGAGCTTACTGAAAAcacagagccatccgtgtaaCTTTGAAGGCGTCCGTCGTGCTTCTCctgcaggaagagtaatgtggcctgtttgaGGGCTAGATGCGACAACTTTTGCgcattttggatgccaggaattgtaataAGGGCTTTGAGGGGGCGTAGGCACCACATTGGTAACGGTGGCCGTGCTGCTTGCGTGAAGTGCATTGGAAGCACTGCGagatgctgagctacagttgcgctgaacgctgagggggcctagaagttcgaagtgaggcgagatAATttgatggaagccgagcgaaatgtgttaggtgcattctcaaagcgtctacgcggatgtatgcgttgactggataatcacaaGCAATAatcactgtcgctgctgtagacgcgcatctcgggagacaaAGGCATATTCACAGTGCTTGGACTTGGATcaactggaggacgcgcaagtttgttcttcggatcccgcaaagcacgggtaagctgtagcgcgtataaccgaggaacagaacagtgtagagttgaagcattatcgtaccgatgcaccccacgtttttccagcaagataCCTAagcacgtgggtgatcatggtgagtttcgttttcatgtgggcgatgtgagggctccaggagaggtcgtgattaactatgactccgaggaattagtgtgtcttcacgtagttgatcgtgtgtccgttgattttaataacatatgaaCTCATCGCCTTAAGCGTGAATGCTATAATCGAGCACTTCTCTGATGACAGCCATAGTCCCCGTTTTTCCGGGTACTAtgtcgctattgtagccgctctctgaagccagTCACGCAAATGAAGGTGTGTTaagcctgacgcccagatgcagatgtcatctgcatatattgatagatggacagattctggaagtgcgtcaactaGGCCGAGGAGagttagattgaaaagtgtggggctaagaacgtTATCAATAACGTTATCAATCGGTCAATAAAGTTATCAATTGTGAACCACCCACGCCGAAAGCCCCTCATAGCatcagggtatacctcgtggtgccTCAGGTACctctctaggcgagtcaaaatcatcctgttcatcactttctcgaaacagctggtaagcgcgatggggtgATAAGAGGTCAAGTCTAGATAAGATTTACCtagtttaagcacagggacgaggcggctgaaTTTCCACGAATGAGGGACAAATCCGCTGCTTCACGAGTCGTTGTACATGGATAGAAGGCCCCTCGAGCAGCTtcaccgaggttgcaaagagccatgtacgtgatcccatccggacgaGGCGATGAAGACCAATTGCATGCCGCCAAAGCCGCTTggagttcctctagagagaaaaagatgtcccttcttgaatctctggagacTGTAGTGTTTTCTAGGTgacgcgtggtgcacgcggactCCTGACCGGCAACTTttatgcagaaatcttctgctacttcaactTTGGTGTGGCCTTGTTGGAGagagacacttgaaggggcgatgttgatgtggcgatgttcgtagggcGCGGCCGCATTGTCTTGCGTGTAAATGCAGCAAGGCAACACTTATATGTTGCCGCAGTTGTAAACTTAGCTGTTTACAGCACAGTTTGGTCACTGTGACTGTCTTCTGCATCTTGACTCGAACTTGAGAGCGGTTCACAAAAGAGGTCCAGaggcagatgtcatctgcatactgtAAAGATATTATACTGTCTTGGGCAGGTATTTTATAAGACAACTGTGCACCAGGTTCAATATTTACGGGCACAAAACACCACGTGAAGTCACTCTGCTAGTGTTCCATGCGGCACCACTTCGGTCACACTAAAAAAAACCTTTTGACTCTTAGCTGACCGCATAGGCGCGCCAACCTTCAGCTACCAATTCCGACTTTAGTTAGCACTTCTACAACTACGCCATGCGGTACAATGTGGCAGGCACCTTTCATGTCGAGGAATAACGATGTTGCGAGACGTTTCAGGCGTTTTTTGATAATGAACAAACTCTGCTAAATCGATCACGTTATCTGTGGGGGATCACCCACGCTGCAAGCTCGCCATAGCACCTATCTGGGTGCCCGTTGTACTATTCCAGGTAAAATTCCAAATGTGTTATAGCCTGTAGAGCATTATACTTTCTATAGTTTCTTTAACGCCGCTGGTCGCAGCATTGGGCTGGTACGAGGACAAATTTACCATCTTTTAATAGTGGTACGGAGGCAAGGCGTCACACCTAGGAGTGCAGTTTGGGGCTTGCCCGCTCCAGCGATCACTGCTCTGGCAAGCTCTTGTGCTGAGACCCTCCGATTTATAGCCCGACCCGTAGGAACACTAAGCCGACGAGACGACTATGCTGCTGGAACACTTCATCACCATCCAGCGGCCCGCTAGCCTTCAGCTCCGCGAAGTGAACCTCGGCACAATAGGCGAGAGTGTGTTAAAAAAGCATGTGTACGAAGGACGTGATAATAACCAAGCGTTAAAGAATTATGCGGACGGGCCCGTAACCTGCGGATCAGCTGCTTTGGCGGCCAACGTAACAGGTTACGTGCTCTTCAACAATTCCACCTATCTTTCTTCTTTCATTTAGTTTCAGGTTATTTTAACTACCTTGCAGCCTGGTTTTAACAGGCTGGCCGCCTTGTGTTGGCAGCCAACATAGCGCTAATAATACGCTAGACACAGTTGTGGGCCAAATATTGCGGGGTAAAAGACGGCGGTTGCCAAAACAAAACCTATGCAGCCCCTTACAAAGACTTGCACACTTTAAGCCCGGTTTTACGAGAAGCGATGGCGATTCGAGGTTTGGTATTTCATCTTTCAACGTGAAATCCGAAATATTAAATATGCAGAAGTGAGGAACCTAtataacctagcctaacctaacctatcctaccCTGTTCTGTTCTGCCTATTTATATACCTTCCTTCTTTCATTTGGTTTCAGCTTATTTTAACTACCTCGCAGGTTAGCCTTAACAGTGGGGACATCAACACGAACAGACTGAAAGATAAGAAGGGTACAAGCCAGAAAGAACACAGTTTGAAGACTCCTAATGCCGCTCAGTAAAGAAAGCTGTACAACACAGAGCAAATATTACAACAGAGACTCGCATTCCCACAAAAATACCTGCTTTTTAGGCATTCAATTCAGAACCGGGTGCCCTGCGAAAATATACGCATGATCTCATATTAATATTCATATTTCAGGAGGACGTCGGCGCCATTACAACACGAAGCTGTGAGAGCGAAGAAGGAACGCGCTTACTTCTGATGCGTGCAACTCTGATATCTCTCGTTCACAGATCTAGTTCCTTTGCCTCCAATCCTTTGACTTCTAGAGCAGCTGAGTCAACCTATTCTGGCCACCGGAATCACAAAAATACTGCATGTTCTCACGTATGATCAGCCGGAAAATGAGAAATTTGCAGGTAAATTCAGAGCGTCGGTTGTTCGCCAATTACAGTGTGCAAAGTTGCATATCAATTGTTCGGGCGTTAAGTGCAAActgcacgatatgattatgaactaCGCCGCAGCGAAGAGCACCGAAAATTTCGGCCTTGTGCGATTCTTTAACATGCTCCTAAATATGAGTACACGGATGTACGTGCATATATAcgcaagtaaaataaaaaaatttccaGGGGTCACCTCTTGGCTGCGCtttctagcatttcgcctcgaTCGAAATGCAGACGCCGTGTTCTGGATTCCGTCCGGCCACCTCTAGTACAGCAGCTGAGCGTTATGACCACTGAACTACAGCAGCGGGTGCCGTGTGCAAGAAAAAGCGTAATagtaaaacgcatgcaagcaaaATGGCTTCCCAGGGAAATGACACGAAAtatacatactttttttttctaattttcctCAGGTTCCTGTTAACAGTGCGGGTTTTATGCGATAAAACAAGGATCGAAAATATGCATGATGTTACATTACCTTGCTAATTATTTTTAGTAGTAtcttgtgcgaaaaaaaagcatCAGCCAAGTTATCTGATTGATTTAATGGCAACAGAACTCAATCCAACAATTTAAATTTTATACGTTGTACCTTTACAgctagtattaaggtcatggctACTTGCATGAACGGGACGATAAGACGGCATATAGGATCACGCCAGCACAGTCCCTGTCCAGTTATCGTTAGCAGTCATGTCCTGTTATGCTAGATGCCCATAAAAATGTTACCTGGGGTTTTCAGTCCAGAAATCACGATATAATTGTGAGGAACGCCGTTGTGtaaggctgcggaaatttcgaccatctggtgcttGTTAAGGCGCAGTGAAATGGGACGGTACACGAGCTTCGACGATTTCGGCCTCCGCCGAAATGCAGCCGTCACGGTTTGCATTGAACCCAAGACCTACGGAGCAGTagccgagcaccatagccactgaaCCTCCGTAGGAGAACTATGCTAGATAGTAAGTAGCCCAACATTGTAGATTAAGGAACCATTACGACCTTATATTCATTTACAACCCAGTATTAGGTGAGTTATCATGGTTTCCCTACCGAGGCATAACGGTTCGTGTTCGCTCCATGGACGTTCTTGAAGCGCAGGCGTCTGCACACTCCATAGATGTAGTTTTGATTGCACTCGTACTCCACGTGGCAGCATAGCAAGTTGACTTGGCGGACAGCAGCGAGTGGTCATTGGCCATCGGCAGTGGAAAGTCAGAGAAGAATCTGTTGTTAGGAAAGGAATAAAACGAGGTATTTGTAGAATTAAACACTCAAGTAAAGCTGAGCTAAATGTTTCTCTAATACAGGCGTGCATTTCGCACACGTTTTTTTTAACACGTAAGTGCTTTATGCCATGGCCCACCACGGATCTGTTGACGTACTCCGTCAtgaatatgacgttgtaaaatatgaACGAATGGTTTGCAAAGAAAAACTAGAAGAAGAAAAAATCTcctatccacgaagtgaatgataatgagtgggtgAAGCACGGGGAGATCAGGCGTTCTCCTACGTCATTCAAAGCGGGTAAGTGAACAGTTTTAAGTGTATAGCTGTATTCATACATAACGCTCATTGGCGGGACTTTGCCTTCCACCAGGAAATCTTTACAGGTAAAGAGCAAACCATGTACTCGCTGTGAGCTTCGTCATCGATGGCAAACTCTTCCAAATTCTTTCTGTCATAGATGTAGTCGAGTCGAATCACAGCCCATAGCAGACTATGCCGGATTGTTCAAACTGAAGCCCCAGTACTCACGCACTGCAATGCTGGCTGCGGCACTACTGTATAGAAGCGCTGGTCTTTCGTCGCTCGTAATCGCCTTGCGAGGCGGGCACAGTCGGCCTGGCGTCTGCGCGGCTTCAGTGGACgcggctgagaaaaaaaaatggcagcatatccacggagtgaatgatggggagtggggcgaagcattcgtccgtccattcgttcttgcttccgtccgttcctgcgtacgtctgtgtaaccgtccatgcgtccatccacccgtccgtgcgtgcgtctgttcgtgcgtccgtccctgcgttcgtccatgcatcctcgcctgcgtccgttcatgcgtccatccgtgcatctgtctgtgtgtccgttcgtccatctattcagcactccaagtaccaccatctcgcatcttttcgtcatatattcttcatatagaagcaccgccatccagcggacatttcaaggactaaacgggaggtggcacatgcacactttcttacggcttgcgcttcgggtttacttcccacctttaaccacctcgagttcatgatatatactagtttactgtattcatggcagtgcgacccaacgctcgctaaacctttctaaaaccaaggagattacacccagcgagtataacgtagcaaccctttcttgtcagatcgtgctcaatgtacatgccaatagctgctaatggggatcgcagcgtgcgcgttacctaaaggccgaatgctcctgtctctcattcccccttaacagccattaacatgtgcattgagcactatattttattgttcaacaacgcacagaagaaatctctcaccggaaccaccttggaggtcaaaatcgtaaggaccgctatttcgggcaTGTGCCACTAGCGGTTACGTTccacgagggacgcacaagccacgccataaggagcttcgcccctaaaaggcgtGGAGGGCTTTTCACGGACAACCGACGTTTTACTTCCAGCGTCACGAGCTTCGATCCGGAAACAGGCACCACGAATGGTAAGTCATACCGACGTCGAGTACCACGGCACTCGTGAAAGAGGCGTCCGTGGTGGTGCCGGGCACCGAAAATCGTTCTATAGGTGTGGGTTTGGCGTAGGCGCGATCCGCCAGAATCGGGCTTAATAGGCACCCGATTCTCACGCACCAGGGGAGCTACATTCTACGCGTTTTATCGTAGAACGGGAAAGCGATAGAAGGGAAGAACGAGATGAAGACACACAGGGTTAGTCGAGGCCATAGCCTGACGGTAAAGATGTGAGAATAGCCACAGAAAGGGTATAAACCGGGTGGAGGCCTCGGTCTATCAATAAAATAGATACGAAAACGGCCTTCGGAGGACGTGGGTTAGACCGAAACGTAACCGTTTAAGCCCGGAGAATTGCATTAACCTGATTTGCATCGGCTTTACCTAAATCTCGCACCGATAGTTTGAGAAAATCACCACTAaactggattggattggattgataCGGCTGTAGCCTTTAGATCGGGCGCTGGTCTTTGTATTTGACGCAACCTTGCGTAAGTTCACTACATTAACGCAAATAAAGTGCTTGTGTCAACACTCTCTTCAATCgcaagttttttttaaacaatgcCTGTGATTGCTGATGTTCAGCTACGATAATATTGTATTTCATATGCTAAAAGCACTTCTGTATTAATTATCTCCTTTGCCCATTGGCTTTTAGCTCCCTCTGGTCCTTCGTTTTGATGGCAGACTGCTTATAAATGAGCCCCAAGATGTCCAACCACTAATGTCACAACCACTAATGTCAGTATACACAACCACTAATGTCACACACACGGTCACACAACCACTAAAGTATACAACCACTAATGTCACACGCACGGTCCTTGCTTTCCTACCGACATGGCTGAGGTGACTACGAAATTCGAAGAGTGGCGGGTAAAGGAGAAGGCGGTGAGAGCAAGACCATACAACGCGACCGGGTTTCACTAAAGGCGAATCTCCAACTTCCcgtaattatttttatttttttacgtaAGAAACATAGACGCGTTTGTGGGACACCATTCATTATCTGCAGGAGTCGCATTACTTGGCTACGTATCCTTCGCcttagtgtaaaaaaaaaaaacaattctttcTGATCAGAGTGTAAAGATAACGCGTTAGACTTGCGATGTCGGCTAAGTCTGAAGCTGAACAACCACTGTGCCGTTATCacattgatttgatttatttatatgcggggtttaacgtcccaaaaccaccatatgattatgagagaagccgtactggagggccccgaaaattttgaccacctggggttctttaacgtgcacccaaatctgagtgcatgggcctacaacatttccgcctccatcggaagtgcagccgccgcagccgggattcgatcccgcgacctgcgggttggcagccgagtaccttagccactagaccaccgtggcaggtgcCGTTATCACAGTAATGAAACATTCCAGCCGAAGGTAAGGGATATTGCGGCGCACTAAGATGGTAATTTTTCACAAAACACACGCAAGCTTCGTCGAAAGCAAATTTCTTCGCATTTTTACCCGCATAACAATTTCGCCTAAACCTTTTGTCCTGATAAGCGGGTTCCGAGAAAGAATCAATAACTTCTATTCACGACGTATAAAGCATGGAACTCAACACTGGAACAAGAAAATGAATTGGAACTTGCTCTCTATATACAAACCTAATGAGTGTGCCTTCGCAGTATGCTGAAAGCTTGCTCTTACATGAGGGTTTGATGAAAGGCTATTAAAGTGAAAAGCTCTACAACAaagagggagacaaaaaaaaacatctcttaAAAAGGAATGATCGGATAAGCATGGCGAGATAAAGACTTTTTTAATATTTAAAAATATAAACATAATTTCTGTACCCAATCTTTCTCATCAATTCCTTGTTTACGTTCGAGCCCGGCCCCGTGCGCAGCGTAATATTTTTTTCGCAGAGCCCTATTTCTCTTTCATCCCACCAGCGACCATTGTATATtgagtttttttctttaataaactGGCTCACTATGGTTTCTATAGGGTAGGAAATTTGAAGCTCGAAAGCAGTGCTTTGTTATCGCACACGTCACACGTGGTGCGTGTCCTTGTCCCACACAATGCACTTCCGCTGTTATCATAAGCGTAATTGACCGACCGCCCTTTCATCCACATCGCATTGAGCTGGCTTCGCGGTTCCATGTTtcacacctatttaaaatttcaATTAGGTTCTTAAGACGCTTATCCGTGCGGAAAATTACCGCAATACGCACTTTTaaatacgttgattgattgattgattgattgattgattgattgattgattgattgattgattgattgattgattgattgattgattgattgattgatatgtggggtttaacgtcccaaaaccacttcataattatgagagacgccgtagtggagggctccggaaatttcgaccagctggggttctttaacgtgccccaaatctgagcacacaagcctacaacatttccgcctccatcggaaatgcagccgccgcagccgggattcgaacccgcgccatgcgggtcagcagccgggtacctcaGCACTTTTAAATACGTAACTATAGCGCACACGACGTAATCCTTATTGTAATAATTATGGTCATCATGAGGAAAGCAGCCTTTTGTATACTCTCTCACTGTGCTGAAAGTAGCCACTTCGCTCTTTAAACAGCGCTCAATCACGGGTATCCTAGTTATTTCTTACTGCTTTTTTGTCTACTTCATCTTTTtatctaatctttttttttctccagtatGCCTTGTAGGAAGCGGCTAAGCGTGTTCGGGAGATAATGGCGCCATGATTGCGCAGACGTTTATGCTAATCTAACGCGCGTGCTCAGTCTCGTCATATAACACGCCAACTTCTGGAAGCTGTTCCGCAACTCTTTGCCTATTTCTCAGCGTTGCGTCGAAGAacagcaacgttactagattgTGCAAATAACTTGAGAATATAAGCTGACTACTTTACTGTAGACATCGCGAGTTATATCAATGACAATTTTCAATGCAAGCGAAAAGCGAGAGCTTGCGGAAAGTTAAACGTGCTCTGGTTAAGTGTGAAATGCTGCAGGGATGCGCTGCGC encodes:
- the LOC142771255 gene encoding uncharacterized protein LOC142771255 isoform X1; this encodes MRAYPVAFRVSLTLHFFFLAMNFILVQQWYEVACRLASSRGVLSTLGHALVLTSEFDKRRALTVASCRCDPGYELSGFFSDFPLPMANDHSLLSAKSTCYAATWSTSAIKTTSMECADACASRTSMERTRTVMPRAIVQDHIQWKTGRKCTEAGEKHAGT